From Echinicola soli, a single genomic window includes:
- a CDS encoding pectinesterase family protein, whose product MTLSKKYAPGTGYRRKASGKTVVGMGALLAVFLFLNQGRCQNLYNHYDDGKVKVIKGTVQQDVVVARDGSGDFIYLADAIEALRVYLPHPVTVMIRPGIYVEKVEIPATLTNVTFKGAGADQTIIRYDDYAGKAKIGTFDSYTLKVSGSSLRFEDLTIENSAGPVGQAVALHADGDRLVFENCRFIGNQDTMFAAGEGSRQYFRNCYIEGTTDFIFGGATAVFDHCIIHSKKDSFITAASTPKHVKYGYVFKNCQLTSEHEVKKVYLGRPWRPYAKTVFVNCEMGDHIVPRGWHNWGNPENEKTAFYAELNSNGPGAEQDQRVAWSVQLDGQHSTAYSLDEIFKRVEERSDGELQWYK is encoded by the coding sequence ATGACATTGTCAAAAAAATATGCTCCAGGCACAGGATATCGGAGAAAAGCATCCGGGAAAACAGTGGTTGGGATGGGGGCTCTCTTAGCTGTTTTTCTATTCCTGAACCAAGGCAGGTGCCAAAATTTATATAATCATTATGATGATGGTAAGGTAAAGGTCATCAAGGGAACCGTCCAACAGGATGTTGTCGTAGCCCGGGACGGGAGCGGAGATTTTATTTATCTGGCTGATGCCATTGAAGCGCTGAGGGTCTATCTTCCCCATCCGGTGACCGTAATGATCAGGCCGGGGATTTATGTAGAAAAGGTAGAAATCCCTGCAACACTGACCAATGTCACTTTCAAAGGAGCAGGAGCTGATCAAACGATCATCCGCTATGATGATTACGCAGGAAAGGCTAAGATAGGCACCTTTGATTCCTATACCTTAAAAGTGTCGGGAAGTTCCCTTAGATTTGAGGATTTAACCATCGAAAATTCAGCAGGTCCAGTTGGCCAGGCCGTTGCCCTCCATGCCGATGGAGACCGGTTGGTTTTCGAAAATTGCCGGTTTATAGGGAATCAGGACACCATGTTTGCCGCTGGTGAAGGCAGCCGGCAGTATTTCCGCAATTGCTATATTGAAGGAACGACAGATTTTATCTTTGGAGGGGCCACCGCGGTTTTTGATCATTGTATTATCCACTCAAAGAAGGATTCTTTTATTACAGCAGCATCCACACCCAAGCATGTCAAGTATGGCTATGTATTTAAGAACTGCCAACTTACATCAGAACATGAGGTAAAGAAAGTTTATCTTGGCAGGCCTTGGAGGCCTTATGCCAAAACGGTTTTTGTGAACTGTGAAATGGGAGACCATATAGTTCCCCGGGGATGGCACAATTGGGGAAATCCTGAAAATGAAAAGACCGCTTTCTATGCGGAATTAAATTCAAATGGCCCCGGTGCAGAGCAGGACCAAAGGGTGGCGTGGTCGGTCCAATTAGACGGCCAACATAGTACTGCCTATAGCCTTGATGAAATATTCAAGAGGGTAGAAGAGCGTTCGGATGGTGAATTACAATGGTATAAATGA